Proteins encoded in a region of the Terriglobales bacterium genome:
- a CDS encoding DUF503 domain-containing protein, with protein sequence MPIAHLTIELRIEGAKSLKDKRQVLRRLKDRLRHSFNVSVAEMDASDLWQRATVGVVAISDSRDYLEGLMQNVERSAGAIASRSGAEIVDTFVDFL encoded by the coding sequence ATGCCCATCGCCCACCTCACCATCGAACTTCGCATCGAGGGCGCCAAGTCCCTCAAGGACAAGCGCCAAGTCCTGCGCCGCCTGAAGGACCGGCTGCGCCACAGCTTCAACGTCTCCGTGGCCGAGATGGATGCGAGCGACCTGTGGCAGCGCGCTACCGTCGGCGTGGTCGCCATCTCCGATTCCCGCGACTACCTCGAAGGCCTGATGCAGAACGTTGAGCGCTCCGCCGGCGCCATCGCCTCCCGGTCCGGCGCCGAGATCGTCGACACCTTCGTCGACTTCCTCTGA
- a CDS encoding bifunctional oligoribonuclease/PAP phosphatase NrnA, giving the protein MLEKVLRTIDQGGRFVLTSHARPDGDAIGSVLACCEILKKMGKSAEVVLADGVPYIYRPLPFSDTVVHSPAVQGQFDAAIILECDSIARTRLQGLEERFLISIDHHLSGKPFAHINWIDPTACATAEMIFRLAREAGVKISPEIATCLYTAVLTDTGSFCFPGTNERTFALAQELVRAGADPVACAHHVYFANPTSKMRLLGAALSTLHRDGDLAWMYITRADFDRCGAFDEDAEGLVNYALSIASVEVAVLFRELPERRFRVSLRSKGKVNVAAIADRFGGGGHECASGCALDGPLSVATERILAQVRFAFLALPEQ; this is encoded by the coding sequence ATGTTGGAGAAAGTCTTACGCACGATCGACCAAGGCGGGCGCTTCGTCCTCACCTCGCATGCCCGGCCCGATGGCGATGCCATCGGATCGGTCCTCGCATGCTGCGAGATCCTGAAGAAGATGGGCAAGTCAGCCGAGGTCGTCCTTGCCGACGGCGTCCCCTACATCTACCGCCCTCTGCCGTTCAGCGACACCGTGGTCCACTCGCCCGCCGTGCAGGGACAGTTCGATGCCGCCATCATCCTGGAGTGCGATTCCATCGCCCGCACCCGCCTGCAAGGGCTCGAGGAACGCTTCCTCATCAGCATCGACCACCACCTCAGCGGCAAGCCTTTCGCCCACATCAACTGGATCGATCCCACCGCCTGCGCCACCGCGGAGATGATCTTCCGCCTGGCCCGCGAGGCCGGGGTCAAGATCTCCCCCGAGATCGCCACCTGCCTCTACACCGCGGTGCTGACCGACACCGGTTCGTTCTGCTTCCCCGGGACCAACGAGCGCACCTTTGCCCTGGCACAGGAGCTGGTGCGCGCCGGCGCCGACCCGGTGGCTTGCGCCCACCACGTTTACTTCGCTAATCCCACGTCGAAGATGCGCCTGCTGGGCGCCGCCCTCTCCACCCTGCACCGCGACGGCGACCTGGCCTGGATGTACATCACCCGCGCTGATTTCGACCGCTGTGGCGCCTTCGACGAGGACGCCGAGGGCCTGGTCAATTACGCGCTCAGTATCGCCTCCGTCGAAGTGGCGGTCTTGTTCCGCGAGCTCCCCGAAAGGCGCTTCCGGGTCAGCCTCCGCAGCAAGGGCAAGGTCAACGTCGCCGCCATCGCCGACCGCTTCGGCGGCGGCGGACACGAGTGCGCCAGCGGCTGCGCCCTCGACGGCCCGCTCTCCGTCGCCACCGAGCGCATCCTGGCACAGGTACGCTTCGCCTTTCTCGCCCTTCCCGAGCAATGA
- a CDS encoding trehalose-6-phosphate synthase, translated as MRLSLRLIVSLVLGISLVSTIFALYEVHSEKQSRRNELQKRAEVLGDSLLETVEPLAARGSRTELQRIVTRFGNRERLAGIAVYDSEGVALAMTPKLAERIAVEPEAVRSAIASNHAQSRFVRIDEVLMHIYALPLHGNETAIGGLAIVHDATYINAQLQGLWRTTFLHVLVQTLAIALITLLIVRWSIAGPIASVAQWMKALRTNRTSARHNFPDWDFFRPLASEVATFAESLKQARSAAETEARLRDAGESLWTAERLAVHVRSKLGGSRLFVVSNREPYMHLRKGKAVEMIVPASGLVTALEPVLRTCDGTWLAHGSGDADQETVDGHDRLRVPPDDPRYTLRRVWLSKEEEEGYYYGFANEGLWPLCHIAHTRPTFRSADWEHYQRVNRRFADAVLQEMAGTETPVLLAQDYHFALLPRYVKEKRPEARVAIFWHIPWPNPEVFGICPVQRELLDGLLAADLVGFHIQSHCNHFMQTVDRALESRVDWEHFSVKRQGHVTLVRPFPISVEFQEPPRPGSAPDLSATERNALLKDLGVDALYVGLGVDRVDYTKGILERLLAVERFLEKYPEYRNKFTFVQVGAPSRTHIKRYHDLYAEVEAEAERISWRFQTENWKPIVFLKRQHSHQELQRFYRAADVCMVTSLHDGMNLVAKEFLAERHDEQGMLVLSRFTGAAHELRDALLVNPYDIDQMAQAIYSALEMDPAERRTRMRHMRRIIKDQNVYRWAGTLMADLCGVRLDMPEGLESPAGERASVA; from the coding sequence TGGAAACCGTCGAGCCTCTGGCGGCGAGAGGTTCGCGCACCGAGTTGCAACGGATCGTGACTCGCTTCGGCAACCGCGAACGCCTGGCCGGGATCGCCGTCTATGACAGCGAGGGCGTCGCGCTCGCCATGACCCCGAAACTGGCCGAGAGGATCGCCGTCGAGCCGGAAGCAGTCCGAAGCGCCATCGCCAGCAATCACGCCCAGAGCAGGTTTGTGCGCATCGACGAGGTACTGATGCACATCTACGCCCTGCCGCTCCACGGTAATGAGACCGCGATCGGCGGCCTGGCCATCGTGCACGATGCCACTTACATCAATGCCCAGCTGCAAGGCCTGTGGCGCACGACGTTCCTGCATGTCCTGGTGCAGACGCTGGCCATCGCACTCATCACTCTGTTGATCGTGCGCTGGAGTATCGCCGGCCCGATCGCCAGCGTCGCCCAATGGATGAAGGCCCTGCGCACCAACCGGACATCGGCGCGTCACAATTTTCCCGACTGGGACTTCTTCCGCCCCCTGGCGAGCGAGGTAGCCACGTTTGCGGAGAGCCTGAAGCAGGCCCGGTCGGCGGCCGAGACCGAGGCCCGGCTGCGCGACGCAGGCGAGTCGTTGTGGACCGCGGAACGCCTCGCCGTCCACGTGCGCAGCAAGCTGGGGGGCAGCCGCTTGTTCGTGGTCTCCAACCGCGAGCCTTACATGCACCTGCGCAAGGGGAAGGCGGTGGAGATGATCGTACCGGCCAGTGGCCTGGTCACGGCGCTGGAGCCGGTGCTTCGCACCTGCGACGGCACCTGGCTTGCGCATGGCTCCGGCGATGCCGACCAGGAGACCGTGGACGGACACGACCGGCTGCGCGTCCCGCCGGACGATCCCCGCTACACCCTGCGCCGCGTCTGGCTGAGCAAAGAAGAAGAGGAAGGCTACTACTATGGCTTCGCGAACGAGGGGTTGTGGCCCCTGTGCCACATCGCGCACACGCGTCCCACCTTCCGCAGCGCTGACTGGGAGCACTACCAGCGGGTGAACCGCCGGTTCGCCGATGCGGTGCTGCAAGAGATGGCGGGCACGGAAACGCCGGTGCTCCTGGCCCAGGACTATCACTTCGCCCTGCTGCCGCGCTACGTGAAGGAAAAGCGTCCTGAGGCGCGGGTGGCGATCTTCTGGCATATCCCCTGGCCGAACCCGGAGGTCTTCGGCATCTGCCCGGTGCAGCGGGAGTTGCTGGATGGCCTGCTGGCGGCCGACCTCGTGGGCTTCCACATCCAATCCCACTGCAACCATTTCATGCAGACGGTGGACCGGGCGCTGGAGTCGCGGGTCGACTGGGAACACTTTTCGGTCAAGCGCCAGGGGCACGTGACCCTGGTCCGCCCGTTTCCCATCAGCGTGGAGTTCCAGGAGCCCCCGCGCCCGGGGTCTGCGCCGGACTTGTCCGCGACGGAGCGCAACGCCCTGCTCAAGGACCTGGGCGTGGACGCGCTCTACGTCGGCCTGGGTGTGGACCGCGTGGACTATACCAAGGGCATCCTGGAGCGCCTGCTCGCGGTCGAGCGCTTCCTCGAGAAGTACCCCGAGTACCGGAACAAGTTCACCTTCGTGCAGGTCGGGGCGCCCAGCCGCACCCACATCAAGCGCTACCACGACCTGTACGCGGAGGTGGAAGCCGAGGCCGAACGGATCAGCTGGCGCTTCCAAACAGAGAACTGGAAACCTATCGTCTTCCTCAAACGCCAACACAGTCATCAGGAGTTGCAGCGGTTCTATCGCGCTGCGGACGTGTGCATGGTCACCTCGCTGCACGATGGCATGAATCTGGTGGCCAAGGAGTTCCTGGCCGAGCGCCACGATGAACAAGGGATGCTCGTTCTGAGTCGCTTCACCGGCGCCGCCCACGAGCTGCGCGACGCGCTCCTGGTGAATCCCTATGACATCGACCAGATGGCCCAGGCCATCTACTCGGCGCTGGAAATGGACCCGGCCGAGCGGAGGACACGCATGCGGCACATGCGCCGCATCATCAAGGACCAGAACGTGTACCGGTGGGCCGGTACGCTGATGGCGGACCTCTGCGGGGTGCGCCTGGACATGCCGGAGGGGCTTGAATCTCCCGCCGGCGAACGCGCATCCGTGGCCTGA
- the rbfA gene encoding 30S ribosome-binding factor RbfA: protein MPEQRGREHHRERLAEAIRDEIGAILEGELADPRIGLITVSEVKLAPDGKNAHVFVSALEQDETQSEQSLKGLQSARNYIRHELAQRLGLRTAPELRFVLDQSEQYGGRIEELLQRARRKRGKDSGTKS from the coding sequence ATGCCGGAGCAGCGCGGCCGCGAACATCACCGTGAGCGCCTGGCCGAGGCCATCCGCGACGAGATCGGGGCCATCCTCGAAGGCGAGCTGGCCGACCCCCGCATCGGGCTGATTACGGTCAGCGAGGTCAAGCTGGCCCCCGACGGCAAGAACGCCCACGTCTTCGTCTCCGCTCTGGAACAGGACGAGACCCAGAGCGAGCAGAGCCTGAAGGGTCTGCAATCGGCGCGGAACTACATCCGCCACGAGCTGGCGCAGCGCTTGGGTTTGCGCACCGCTCCCGAGCTGCGCTTTGTGCTCGACCAGTCCGAACAGTACGGCGGCCGCATCGAGGAGCTCCTGCAGCGCGCTCGCCGCAAGCGCGGCAAGGATTCTGGGACCAAGTCGTGA
- a CDS encoding DUF5752 family protein, with the protein MSAALPNPRPSGHPGDARRPFYFNSSVHLLRIGREVARNLGELLEALRSCPDDSIFQHTFRTLEEHHFIPEGFSNDFAHWALAACGEPALAERLAGVDVREFTSLADLRARIVAIVEDFTRRHPRSLQKPVAEPFYFCAAESVVLPTPFVARNLVEFADALARVSVHSIHHHFIEARLRLKLISNDFSVWLQDELGLPDAARRLNRVDIYTATLEDVRRQIIRVVERALA; encoded by the coding sequence TTGAGCGCTGCGCTACCCAACCCCAGGCCCTCCGGACACCCGGGCGACGCCCGCCGGCCCTTCTATTTCAACTCCTCGGTCCACCTGCTCCGCATCGGGCGGGAGGTGGCGAGGAACCTCGGAGAGTTGCTGGAGGCACTACGCTCCTGCCCCGACGACTCCATCTTCCAGCACACCTTTCGCACCCTGGAAGAGCATCACTTCATCCCCGAAGGGTTCTCCAACGATTTTGCGCACTGGGCCCTGGCGGCCTGCGGTGAGCCTGCGCTCGCCGAACGGCTGGCCGGGGTGGATGTGCGCGAGTTCACCTCGCTGGCCGACCTGCGGGCGCGCATTGTCGCGATCGTGGAGGACTTCACCCGGCGGCATCCGCGCTCTTTGCAGAAGCCGGTGGCGGAACCCTTCTACTTCTGCGCCGCCGAGAGCGTGGTGCTGCCCACGCCGTTCGTAGCCCGCAACCTGGTCGAATTCGCCGACGCTCTGGCGCGGGTCAGCGTGCACTCCATCCATCATCACTTCATCGAGGCGCGGCTGCGCCTGAAGCTCATCTCCAACGACTTTTCCGTCTGGCTGCAGGACGAGCTGGGCCTGCCCGACGCCGCCCGGCGTCTCAACCGCGTCGACATCTACACGGCGACACTGGAAGACGTGCGCCGGCAGATCATCCGCGTGGTGGAGCGGGCGCTGGCATGA
- the infB gene encoding translation initiation factor IF-2 codes for MQQKIRINDLARELEVKSKAILDVLSQVGVTEKKTHSSSIEVDEAERVRQFFAAQRQGTPAAEKRAARGPAEPEIKTKFDLSKISRPGDVLKAITQQQHPEAARPPLARPTPPPAAVPPKPGAPPSVAKPAAPAAAPPAPVAPPPAAKAPVAKPAAPPLEEPPAPVAAEPVAPPRRVIAPPPPVEAPPLREPAAPAPPRAAAPPVQPEIEEEVVIEEPQAPAVRPAAAAPPKAPAPPPASRRVITPQTGPRPVYTAPPPRPAAPPRPPTPGQPIASRPSAQGRPAPGRPVPGQPIFQRPRPTGAPGARPPLRPGERRPMHPTRAMPTGRPLGVGPGALPPPPGRPTGRPGGPARRPGQRYVPRGVKEGPMKGFVPPPRLGALNAAEPLPITRSITITEGISVKDLAEKLGVRAKDVIARLLARGVFASINQTLDASLANDMARQFGAETNVISFEEQAAQEMVEAELKSEETTGLVPRPPVVTIMGHVDHGKTTLLDSIRSTDVAGGEAGGNTQHIGAYKVRITDENSPAFGREITFLDTPGHEAFTRMRARGAKVTDIVVLVVAADDGVMPQTLEAIDHANAAKVPIIVAVNKIDKPGALPDRVKKQLGDRGLVPEDWGGKTVFVDVSAKQKTNLNLLLEMICLVADLQDLKANPERPATGSVVEAKLDRGRGAVATILVQDGTLSASDSFIVGNTFGKVRAMFDDRGNQLEEAGPSSAVEILGLEGLPHAGDQLVVVGDRARAKQMAQYREQKAREAQLAKSSRVSLEGLAEQLKTAGVKELPIILKGDVQGSVEVLADSLAKLSTDKVKIKVLHSSVGAITETDVLLASASNAIIIGFNVRPERKAQEIAEQENVDIRLHSIIYELQDEIKKAMTGLLEPVVKETYQGRAEVRETFRIPKVGMVAGCYVNDGIIKRDSEVRLLRDNVQIFKGKISSLRRFKEDAAEVRNGLECGIAIANYSDIKVGDVIEAFVTERIAAEVLA; via the coding sequence ATGCAGCAGAAGATTCGTATCAACGATCTGGCGCGGGAACTCGAAGTCAAGTCGAAGGCCATCCTCGACGTGCTTTCCCAGGTCGGCGTCACGGAAAAGAAGACCCACTCGAGCTCCATCGAGGTCGACGAAGCGGAACGGGTACGGCAGTTCTTTGCTGCGCAGCGGCAGGGCACCCCTGCCGCCGAAAAGCGCGCCGCCCGCGGTCCCGCCGAGCCGGAGATCAAGACCAAGTTCGACCTTTCCAAGATCTCCCGCCCCGGTGACGTCCTGAAGGCCATCACCCAGCAGCAGCATCCGGAGGCGGCTCGTCCGCCGCTGGCCCGTCCCACGCCGCCTCCCGCGGCGGTTCCTCCGAAACCAGGGGCTCCGCCCAGCGTCGCCAAGCCGGCTGCACCCGCCGCTGCACCTCCTGCTCCTGTCGCTCCACCGCCGGCCGCTAAGGCTCCGGTAGCGAAGCCTGCCGCGCCACCGCTGGAAGAGCCGCCGGCGCCGGTCGCCGCCGAGCCGGTGGCGCCGCCGCGACGGGTGATTGCTCCGCCGCCGCCGGTCGAAGCGCCGCCTCTGCGCGAGCCGGCTGCCCCGGCTCCGCCCCGCGCCGCCGCGCCGCCGGTTCAGCCCGAGATCGAGGAAGAAGTGGTCATCGAAGAGCCCCAGGCGCCCGCCGTACGGCCCGCCGCGGCCGCGCCCCCGAAAGCGCCGGCGCCGCCCCCGGCATCGCGCCGTGTCATCACGCCGCAGACCGGTCCTCGGCCGGTGTACACCGCCCCGCCGCCGCGTCCGGCTGCGCCGCCTCGTCCACCGACCCCAGGACAACCCATCGCCAGCCGTCCGAGTGCGCAGGGACGTCCCGCGCCCGGACGCCCCGTTCCAGGCCAGCCCATTTTCCAGCGTCCACGTCCCACCGGAGCTCCCGGTGCGCGCCCGCCGCTGCGTCCCGGCGAGCGCAGGCCGATGCATCCGACGCGCGCCATGCCCACCGGCCGCCCGCTCGGCGTCGGTCCCGGTGCGCTGCCGCCCCCGCCCGGCCGTCCCACGGGACGTCCCGGTGGTCCGGCTCGCCGTCCCGGGCAGCGGTATGTTCCGCGCGGGGTGAAAGAAGGCCCGATGAAGGGCTTCGTTCCGCCTCCGCGCCTGGGAGCGCTGAATGCGGCCGAACCCCTGCCCATCACCCGCAGCATCACCATCACCGAAGGCATCAGCGTCAAGGACTTGGCGGAAAAGCTGGGTGTGCGCGCCAAAGACGTCATCGCGCGCTTGCTCGCCCGCGGCGTCTTCGCCAGCATCAATCAGACGCTCGACGCTTCCCTGGCCAACGACATGGCCCGCCAGTTCGGGGCGGAGACCAACGTCATCAGCTTCGAAGAGCAGGCGGCCCAGGAGATGGTCGAAGCCGAGCTGAAGAGCGAAGAGACGACCGGCCTGGTGCCGCGTCCGCCGGTGGTCACCATCATGGGCCACGTGGATCACGGCAAGACCACGCTGCTCGACTCCATCCGCTCCACCGACGTTGCCGGCGGCGAGGCCGGCGGCAACACGCAGCATATCGGCGCCTACAAGGTCCGTATCACCGACGAGAACTCCCCCGCCTTCGGGCGCGAGATCACCTTCCTCGACACCCCCGGCCACGAGGCCTTCACCCGCATGCGCGCCCGCGGCGCCAAGGTCACCGACATCGTGGTGCTGGTGGTCGCCGCCGACGATGGCGTCATGCCGCAGACGCTGGAGGCCATCGACCATGCCAACGCCGCCAAAGTGCCCATCATCGTCGCGGTCAACAAGATCGACAAGCCTGGCGCTCTGCCCGACCGGGTCAAGAAGCAGCTCGGCGACCGCGGCCTGGTCCCCGAGGACTGGGGCGGCAAGACTGTGTTCGTCGACGTCTCCGCCAAGCAGAAGACCAACCTGAACCTGCTGCTGGAGATGATCTGCCTGGTGGCCGACCTGCAGGACTTGAAGGCCAACCCCGAGCGTCCCGCCACCGGCTCCGTGGTCGAAGCCAAGCTCGACCGCGGCCGCGGCGCCGTCGCCACCATCCTGGTGCAGGACGGCACGCTGAGCGCCAGCGACAGCTTCATCGTCGGCAACACCTTCGGCAAGGTGCGCGCCATGTTCGACGACCGCGGCAACCAGCTCGAAGAGGCCGGCCCCTCCAGCGCCGTCGAGATCCTCGGCCTGGAAGGCCTGCCCCACGCCGGCGATCAGCTGGTCGTGGTCGGCGACCGCGCCAGGGCCAAGCAGATGGCGCAATACCGCGAGCAGAAGGCCCGCGAGGCCCAGCTCGCCAAGTCCTCCCGCGTCTCGCTCGAGGGCCTGGCCGAGCAGCTGAAAACCGCCGGCGTCAAGGAACTGCCCATCATCCTCAAGGGCGACGTGCAGGGCTCGGTCGAAGTGCTGGCCGACTCCCTCGCCAAGCTCTCCACCGACAAGGTCAAGATCAAGGTCCTGCACAGTTCGGTCGGCGCCATCACCGAGACCGACGTGCTCCTGGCCTCGGCCTCGAACGCCATCATCATCGGGTTCAACGTCCGGCCCGAGCGCAAAGCGCAGGAGATCGCCGAGCAGGAGAACGTCGACATCCGCCTGCATTCCATCATTTACGAGCTGCAGGACGAGATCAAGAAAGCCATGACCGGCCTGCTCGAGCCGGTGGTCAAGGAGACCTACCAGGGACGCGCTGAGGTCCGCGAGACCTTCCGCATCCCCAAGGTCGGCATGGTGGCCGGCTGTTACGTCAACGATGGCATCATCAAGCGCGACTCCGAAGTCCGCCTGCTGCGCGACAACGTGCAGATCTTCAAAGGCAAGATCAGTTCGCTGCGCCGCTTCAAGGAAGACGCCGCCGAGGTGCGCAACGGGCTGGAGTGCGGCATCGCCATCGCCAACTACAGTGACATCAAGGTCGGCGATGTCATTGAGGCCTTCGTCACCGAGCGCATCGCCGCCGAAGTCCTGGCTTGA
- a CDS encoding glycosyltransferase yields the protein MTIERNRDRVRPFEPSPSGSQNTPGGAAPASLPAPQPERRKTPRICPVPPLPTPAPRLDDYGPVTGKPVLDELRFLAGGLRGKTVKMVNSTAVGGGVAEMLHHLVPLLQELEIATRWEVITGGNDFFEITKGFHNALHGGEYQLTREAREIFLLSNEQNRERMQFEEDFVVIHDPQPAALVRARPSSHAHWIWRCHIDLSNPHPEVWGFLRPMIEQYDAAIFSSQSFARQLAIPQYLFYPCIDPLSEKNKELEESFVQQICDECGIDRSRPIVTQVSRFDRLKDPVGVVQAYRLARKYVDFQLVLAGGGAADDPEGAAVLQEVRAAANGDPDIVVLDLPPWCALEINALQRASTLIVQKSLREGFGLTVTEALWKGKPTIAGAVGGIPNQVIHNLTGALVHSVEGCAYQIRYLLTHPEIARQLGKNGREHVKENFLVTSNLRRWLLLLQILQDRGPRNPT from the coding sequence ATGACCATAGAACGCAATCGCGATAGGGTGAGGCCATTCGAGCCCTCCCCTTCCGGCAGTCAGAACACGCCGGGGGGAGCGGCTCCAGCGAGCCTGCCTGCCCCCCAGCCGGAGCGCCGCAAGACCCCCCGCATCTGCCCCGTCCCGCCGCTTCCGACCCCAGCGCCGCGCCTGGATGACTACGGGCCGGTCACCGGCAAGCCAGTCCTGGACGAATTGCGATTCCTTGCCGGCGGGCTCCGCGGGAAGACCGTCAAGATGGTCAACTCCACGGCGGTCGGCGGAGGGGTCGCCGAGATGCTCCATCACCTGGTCCCGCTGTTGCAAGAACTGGAGATCGCCACCCGCTGGGAGGTCATCACCGGCGGCAATGACTTCTTCGAGATCACCAAGGGGTTTCACAACGCACTGCATGGCGGTGAATACCAGCTCACCCGGGAAGCGCGTGAGATCTTCCTCCTGAGCAACGAACAGAACCGGGAGCGCATGCAGTTCGAGGAGGACTTCGTGGTGATCCACGACCCCCAGCCCGCGGCCCTGGTGCGCGCCCGACCGAGCTCGCATGCGCACTGGATCTGGCGTTGCCACATCGACCTCTCCAACCCTCATCCCGAAGTGTGGGGATTCCTCCGGCCGATGATCGAGCAGTACGACGCTGCCATCTTCTCGTCCCAGTCGTTTGCGCGCCAGCTGGCCATCCCGCAGTACCTCTTCTACCCCTGCATCGATCCGCTTTCGGAGAAGAACAAGGAGCTGGAAGAGAGCTTCGTCCAGCAGATCTGTGACGAATGCGGCATCGACCGCTCCCGGCCGATCGTGACCCAGGTTTCACGCTTCGACCGGCTCAAGGACCCGGTGGGAGTGGTCCAAGCCTACCGGCTGGCCAGGAAGTACGTTGACTTTCAACTTGTGCTGGCCGGGGGCGGCGCAGCCGACGATCCCGAAGGCGCCGCCGTCCTCCAGGAAGTGAGGGCCGCGGCGAACGGCGATCCCGACATCGTGGTGCTCGACTTGCCGCCCTGGTGCGCGCTGGAAATCAATGCTCTGCAGCGTGCCTCCACACTGATCGTGCAGAAGTCCCTTCGGGAGGGTTTCGGCCTCACCGTCACGGAAGCGCTATGGAAGGGCAAACCCACCATCGCCGGCGCGGTGGGCGGCATCCCCAACCAGGTGATCCACAACCTCACCGGCGCCCTGGTCCATTCTGTGGAGGGGTGCGCCTACCAGATCCGCTACTTGCTCACCCATCCCGAGATCGCCCGGCAGCTGGGAAAGAACGGCCGCGAACATGTGAAGGAGAACTTCCTCGTGACCAGTAATCTGCGGCGTTGGTTGCTGCTGCTCCAGATCCTCCAGGACCGGGGTCCGCGGAACCCCACCTAG
- a CDS encoding trehalose-phosphatase, which translates to MPDTTDIVDREQFLAQLAGARSAALLLDYDGTLAPFNVERDRAMPYPGVAQLLQEIMREGSTRVVMVTGRPAGEVVRLLGVYPYPEVWGAYGLQRLRTDGSFEMTVVDSEAQQGLTAASAWLKQLGLRDRAEVKPGSVALHWRGLPEAESAELKSKVLLLWMPLAFRFNLGLLEFDGGLELRVTDRNKTDAVHTIRAEMGKEAVIAYLGDDQTDEEAFSALGPGGFGVLVRPEWRSTAAHLWIRPPAELLDFLSQWLRARRRGR; encoded by the coding sequence TTGCCGGACACCACTGACATCGTGGACCGCGAACAATTCTTGGCGCAGTTGGCGGGTGCGCGCTCGGCCGCTCTCCTGCTCGATTACGACGGGACCTTGGCACCCTTCAACGTGGAGCGTGATCGGGCCATGCCTTACCCGGGCGTGGCCCAGTTGCTCCAGGAAATCATGCGCGAGGGCTCCACGCGGGTGGTCATGGTCACCGGCCGCCCCGCCGGAGAAGTGGTGCGGTTGCTGGGTGTCTATCCCTATCCCGAGGTCTGGGGGGCCTACGGCCTGCAAAGGCTGCGCACGGACGGCAGCTTCGAGATGACGGTGGTGGACTCGGAGGCGCAGCAGGGGCTGACCGCGGCGTCCGCGTGGCTGAAGCAGCTCGGGCTACGAGACCGGGCGGAGGTCAAACCGGGAAGCGTCGCGCTGCATTGGCGGGGCCTGCCGGAGGCGGAGTCGGCTGAGTTGAAGAGCAAGGTCCTGTTGCTGTGGATGCCGCTCGCATTCCGTTTTAACCTCGGTTTGCTGGAGTTCGACGGTGGCCTTGAACTCCGAGTGACCGACAGGAACAAGACCGACGCCGTCCACACCATCCGGGCGGAAATGGGGAAAGAGGCGGTGATCGCCTACCTGGGCGACGACCAGACCGATGAGGAAGCCTTCTCTGCGCTGGGGCCGGGGGGATTTGGGGTGCTGGTCCGTCCGGAATGGCGAAGCACTGCCGCCCATCTCTGGATCCGGCCTCCCGCCGAACTGCTGGATTTCCTCTCCCAGTGGCTGCGGGCGCGCAGGAGGGGCCGTTGA